From a single Paramisgurnus dabryanus chromosome 17, PD_genome_1.1, whole genome shotgun sequence genomic region:
- the plk4 gene encoding serine/threonine-protein kinase PLK4, whose translation MSVSIGDKIEDFKVLTLLGKGSFACVYRAKSVNTGLEVAIKMIDKKAMHKAGMVQRVINEVEIQCRLKHPAVLELYNYFEDSNYVYLVLEMCHNGEMSRFLKDRKNPFTEEEARHFMHQIVKGMLYLHTHGIMHRDLTLSNLLLTSSMNIKIGDFGLATQLKLPSEKHFTMCGTPNYISPEVATRSAHGLESDVWSLGCMFYAFLTGRPPFDTDTVKRTLNKVVLGEYQMPMHISAEAQDLIQQLLQKNPTLRPSLSTVLDHPFMTQTGPTGNKDSGSSDGGSIDSGIATISTASNATNSSGSSRLQRRTRQVIGQPLPNRMAPIPSHSHHSTSSSFKSGHEWQPNSQEEFSRIGGGRIPLSTDSGRPHSRYLRRAHSSDRSGAGFSQNRQEAELERCHSEETLPGSGRLFPPTSNYRDTPHSYSEHGRLPSPPVKQPANSGSSFHTSTHSIRSQMSDSQTQPWFNNDGPFKRPADLSNHSSSGSFHAGRRQAVTQTSCSDKPSGLRSQQQPNLFPHTNPRPGREDEFRSGQATESQIYSDPCPSLAKGKANTEKEKASCKKNFSPLCAARLKPIRQKTKNAVVSILDTSEVCMELLKGQGTQERVKEVLRISCDGSMITVYQPNEGKGFPVLDHPPSPPEDILICSFEDLPEKYWKKYQYATKFVQLVKSKTPKVTLYTKFAKCMLMENSPNADLEVCFYDGAKTHKTSEHMRVVEKSGKSYTVKGDVGLNGLSADCRLYMELSEEGHRMCLSLEAAITAEEQQSAKCTQFFPITIGRKPTNPVSPAPQAQCSSDSNPAGPAAVAQVCPSPPQPPNITPSMISYTGSDFTTASMAKGSSPQSGKEERTINTGKVLKSIFVPNIGWASQLTSGEVWVQFNDGSQLMVQVGVSCITFTSSDGHVTRYKENEKLPELVKEKLHCLSTILGLLASPASRR comes from the exons atgagtgtTTCTATCGGGGATAAAATTGAG GACTTTAAAGTTCTCACCTTGCTGGGTAAAGGCTCTTTTGCCTGTGTTTACAGAGCAAAATCTGTAAACACAGGGTTGGAGGTGGCAATTAAAATG ATTGACAAGAAGGCCATGCACAAAGCTGGCATGGTGCAGAGAGTCATTAATGAGGTGGAGATTCAGTGTCGGTTAAAGCATCCAGCAGTTCTTGAG CTGTACAATTACTTTGAGGACAGTAATTATGTGTACTTGGTTCTGGAGATGTGTCACAATGGAGAGATGAGCCGCTTTCTGAAAGACAGGAAAAACCCTTTTACAGAGGAAGAAG CGAGGCACTTCATGCATCAGATTGTGAAGGGCATGCTGTACTTGCACACTCATGGCATCATGCACAGGGATCTGACCCTGTCCAACCTCTTGCTCACTAGCAGCATGAACATTAAGATTGGAGACTTTGGCTTGGCAACACAGCTAAAGCTTCCCAGTGAGAAGCATTTCACTATGTGCGGCACACCAAACTACATTTCCCCTGAGGTGGCCACACGCAGCGCTCACGGCCTTGAGTCAGACGTCTGGTCGCTAGGCTGCATGTTCTACGCTTTCCTAACGGGAAGACCACCCTTTGACACGGACACTGTAAAACGCACCCTCAACAAGGTGGTACTGGGAGAGTATCAGATGCCTATGCACATATCAGCAGAAGCTCAGGATCTGATTCAGCAGCTGTTGCAAAAGAACCCCACCCTCAGACCCAGCCTCTCGACAGTGCTGGACCATCCTTTTATGACTCAAACCGGCCCCACCGGAAATAAAGACTCTGGAAGCAGCGACGGAGGGTCCATAGACAGCGGCATTGCCACAATATCCACAGCCTCCAATGCCACCAATAGCAGCGGTAGCAGTCGGCTTCAGAGAAGAACCAGGCAGGTGATTGGACAGCCCTTACCCAATCGCATGGCACCGATCCCCAGCCACTCCCATCACTCCACCAGCTCCAGTTTTAAGAGTGGGCACGAATGGCAGCCTAACTCACAAGAAGAATTTTCCAGGATAGGTGGTGGGCGAATTCCCCTCAGCACTGACAGCGGAAGGCCTCATTCTCGCTACCTAAGACGCGCTCATTCGTCAGATCGATCCGGTGCTGGGTTTAGCCAAAATCGACAGGAGGCGGAGCTTGAGAGATGCCACTCAGAAGAGACGCTTCCAGGGTCAGGGCGCTTGTTCCCACCAACCTCCAATTACAGAGATACGCCCCATAGCTACTCTGAGCATGGACGTCTCCCATCTCCACCTGTCAAACAGCCTGCAAA TTCTGGATCTTCTTTCCATACATCTACGCATTCTATAAGATCGCAGATGTCCGACTCTCAAACGCAACCCTGGTTCAACAATGATG GGCCTTTCAAGAGACCAGCAGATCTGAGCAACCACAGCAGCAGTGGAAGTTTCCATGCCGGACGTAGGCAAGCTGTGACACAAACCTCCTGCAGTGACAAACCCAGTGGACTTCGGTCTCAACAGCAGCCCAACTTGTTCCCTCACACCAACCCTAGACCTGGCAGAGAGGACGAGTTTAGATCAGGGCAAGCAACTGAATCTCAGATCTACTCAGACCCGTGCCCGTCCCTTGCCAAAGGCAAAGCAAACACAGAGAAGGAAAAAGCATCCTGTAAGAAGAACTTTTCACCGCTCTGTGCTGCCAGACTCAAGCCCATTAGACAGAAGACCAAAAACGCTGTG GTAAGTATCTTGGACACCAGTGAGGTGTGTATGGAGCTGCTGAAAGGACAAGGAACTCAAGAGAGAGTCAAGGAAGTGCTGAGGATCTCCTGTGACGGATCCATG ATTACAGTATACCAGCCCAATGAAGGTAAAGGCTTCCCTGTTTTGGACCATCCCCCCTCACCACCTGAAGACATTCTCATCTGCAGCTTTGAGGATTTACCAG AAAAATACTGGAAGAAGTATCAGTATGCTACCAAGTTTGTTCAGCTGGTGAAATCAAAGACCCCTAAAGTCACATTGTACACTAAGTTTGCCAAGTGTATGTTGATGGAGAACTCTCCAAACGCAGACTTGGAAGTGTGCTTCTATGATG GTGCGAAAACCCATAAGACGAGCGAGCATATGCGCGTGGTGGAGAAGAGTGGAAAGTCATACACGGTGAAAGGTGACGTTGGGCTGAATGGACTGAGTGCTGACTGCAGACTCTACATGGAGCTTTCTGAGGAG GGACATCGGATGTGTCTTTCTTTGGAAGCAGCTATAACTGCTGAGGAGCAGCAAAGTGCTAAATGCACTCAATTTTTCCCCATCACTATTGGCAG GAAACCCACCAATCCTGTTTCTCCAGCCCCTCAGGCTCAGTGTTCATCTGATTCAAACCCTGCGGGACCTGCAGCGGTCGCTCAGGTCTGCCCGAGTCCACCGCAACCCCCAAACATCACTCCATCT ATGATTTCCTACACTGGATCAGACTTCACCACAGCCAGTATGGCTAAAGGCAGCTCACCCCAGTCAGGCAAAGAAGAACGAACCATTAACACTGGAAAGGTCCTGAAGTCCATTTTTGTGCCAAACATTGGCTGGGCATCACAG ctTACAAGTGGTGAGGTTTGGGTTCAGTTTAATGATGGATCCCAGCTGATGGTCCAAGTTGGCGTCTCCTGCATCACTTTTACTTCCTCTGATGGACATGTAACCAG GTATAAAGAAAATGAGAAGCTACCAGAGCTGGTCAAAGAAAAGCTACACTGTCTGTCCACCATCCTGGGGCTTTTGGCGAGCCCTGCTTCCAGACGCTGA